Proteins encoded in a region of the Fusarium falciforme chromosome 6, complete sequence genome:
- a CDS encoding Putative oxidoreductase YhdF: protein MSAEGGQFKPVPEKQAQDLPGTERDMKPTSESTKLEGKDKFHEYRAANKLQDSKALITGGDSGIGRSVAVLFAREGADVSIVYLPEEQKDAEDTKKMVEEEGRKCVLIAGNLMDNETCQKAVQKHVDEYGKIHILVNNASKQIMCSDLKDIDLDKVESTFRSNILQMFAITKYALHHMETGGSIINSTSTVAFRGTASMVDYASTKGAITSFTQSLAKQLVSKGIRVNAVAPGPVHTPLQPSSRPAEQMEGFGQGSQLGRPGQPSEVAPSYVFLASKDSELYYGQVLHAYPLGD, encoded by the exons ATGTCTGCAGAAGGTGGTCAATTCAAGCCTGTTCCGGAGAAGCAGGCCCAGGACCTTCCAGG CACAGAGAGGGACATGAAGCCGACCAGCGAGTCTACAAAGCTTGAAGGCAAAGACAAGTTCCACGAATACCGAGCTGCCAACAAGCTCCAAGATAGTAAGGCTCTGATCACAGGCGGAGA TTCTGGAATTGGACGGTCTGTCGCCGTCCTCTTTGCGCGTGAGGGTGCAGATGTGAGTATCGTGTACCTCCCAGAAGAGCAaaaagacgccgaggacaccaagaagatggttgaggaagaaggccGCAAGTGCGTGCTCATCGCCGGCAACCTCATGGACAATGAGACGTGCCAAAAGGCGGTCCAGAAGCACGTCGACGAGTACGGTAAAATACACATTCTCGTCAATAACGCATCCAAGCAGATCATGTGCAGTGACTTGAAGGATATAGACTTGGATAAGGTCGAGAGCACCTTTCGCAGCAACATTCTGCAGATGTTTGCCATTACCAAATATGCTCTTCATCACATGGAGACTGGCGGCTC AATCATCAACTCGACGTCCACGGTGGCCTTTAGGGGCACAGCCTCGATGGTCGACTACGCATCCACCAAAGGCGCAATCACGTCCTTTACCCAGTCCCTCGCCAAGCAGCTCGTTTCAAAGGGCATCAGGGTAAATGCGGTTGCTCCGGGCCCTGTGCATACCCCCCTTCAGCCGTCGTCCAGACCAGCAGAGCAGATGGAAGGGTTCGGCCAGGGGTCTCAGCTCGGTCGTCCTGGACAGCCGAGCGAGGTTGCACCCAGCTATGTTTTTCTTGCTTCTAAAGACTCAGAGCTTTACTATGGGCAGGTTCTGCATGCTTATCCTCTCGGGGATTAA